A stretch of the Capsicum annuum cultivar UCD-10X-F1 chromosome 8, UCD10Xv1.1, whole genome shotgun sequence genome encodes the following:
- the LOC107840197 gene encoding probable protein phosphatase 2C 63, with the protein MMMRSCCRPLERCFGRINGDGLLWHMDLKPHASGDFSIAVVQANSSLEDQSQVFTSPSATYVGVYDGHGGAEASRFVNAHLFSYLHKFSKEQGGLSSDVIKRAFSATEEDFIQLVKRSLPVMPQIASVGSCCLVGAISEGELYVANLGDSRAVLGRRSFDGEKSSVIAERLSTDHNVSCEQVRKEVESLHPDDQAVVVYIRGVWRIKGIIQVSRSIGDAYLKKPEFNRDPIFQRYGNIVPLKRPVLTAEPSIVTRSIRPHDLFLIFASDGLWEQLSDQVAVEIVFKNPRAGIAKRLVRAALQEAAKKREMRYRDIKKIEKGIRRHFHDDITVIVIYLDHQKESFHSKGTLGSITAPVDVFSYNSDDAEEKQCFLI; encoded by the exons ATGATGATGCGATCGTGTTGTAGGCCATTAGAGAGGTGTTTTGGGAGAATAAACGGAGATGGACTATTATGGCATATGGATTTAAAGCCACATGCTTCTGGTGACTTTTCAATTGCTGTTGTTCAAGCTAATTCTTCTCTTGAAGATCAAAGTCAAGTGTTTACTTCTCCTTCTGCTACTTATGTTGGTGTTTATGATGGACATGGTGGTGCTGAAGCTTCCCGTTTTGTCAACGCACACCTCTTCTCTTATTTGCACA AGTTTTCGAAAGAGCAAGGGGGTTTATCATCAGATGTTATAAAGAGGGCATTTAGTGCTACAGAAGAAGATTTTATTCAATTGGTGAAAAGATCATTGCCTGTAATGCCACAAATTGCTTCTGTTGGATCATGCTGTTTGGTTGGTGCAATATCTGAAGGTGAATTGTACGTGGCTAATTTAGGAGATTCTAGGGCAGTTCTAGGACGCAGAAGTTTTGATGGGGAAAAAAGTTCAGTCATTGCAGAAAGGTTATCGACTGATCACAATGTTTCGTGTGAGCAAGTGAGGAAAGAAGTTGAATCACTTCATCCTGATGATCAGGCTGTGGTGGTATACATTCGAGGTGTTTGGAGAATTAAAGGCATAATTCAG GTCTCAAGATCTATTGGAGATGCCTATTTGAAGAAACCTGAATTTAACAGGGATCCTATCTTCCAAAGATATGGGAATATTGTACCTCTGAAGCGGCCTGTACTGACAGCAGAGCCTTCAATCGTTACAAGAAGTATTAGGCCTCATGATTTATTCCTTATATTTGCTTCGGATGGCCTTTGGGAACAATTAAGTGATCAAGTAGCTGTGGAAATAGTATTTAAAAACCCAAGAGCT GGAATAGCTAAGAGACTGGTGCGAGCGGCCCTTCAGGAGGCTGCTAAGAAGAGGGAGATGAGGTATAGGGACATAAAGAAGATTGAAAAGGGGATTAGGCGCCATTTCCATGATGATATAACAGTTATTGTGATCTACCTTGATCACCAGAAAGAATCCTTCCACTCCAAAGGCACTCTTGGCTCTATCACCGCACCTGTAGATGTTTTCTCATATAATTCAGATGATGCTGAGGAGAAACAATGTTTTCTCATATAA
- the LOC107840198 gene encoding 18.2 kDa class I heat shock protein translates to MSLIPSFFDGRRSNIFDPFSLDLWDPFEGFPISSTIANTPSSARETSAFANARIDWKETPQDHIFKVDVPGIKKEEVKVEVEEGRILQISGERSREQEEKNDQWHRMERSSGKFLRRFRLPENTKMGEIKAAMEDGVLTVTVPKEEQKKPEVKAIDISG, encoded by the coding sequence ATGTCTCTGATTCCAAGCTTCTTCGATGGTCGCAGGAGCAACATCTTCGACCCATTTTCCCTCGACTTATGGGATCCATTCGAAGGCTTCCCAATTTCAAGCACAATCGCTAACACCCCCTCCTCAGCTCGTGAAACCTCTGCTTTCGCAAATGCAAGAATCGATTGGAAAGAGACCCCACAAGATCACATCTTCAAAGTAGACGTGCCGGGGATCAAGAAAGAGGAAGTGAAAGTCGAAGTTGAAGAAGGAAGGATACTACAGATAAGCGGTGAGAGGAGCAGAGAACAAGAGGAGAAGAATGATCAGTGGCACCGTATGGAGAGGAGCAGTGGCAAGTTTTTAAGGAGATTTAGGCTGCCGGAGAATACGAAGATGGGGGAAATTAAGGCAGCTATGGAGGATGGAGTGCTCACTGTAACTGTTCCTAAAGAAGAGCAGAAGAAACCTGAGGTGAAGGCGATTGATATCTCTGGTTAA
- the LOC107840196 gene encoding pentatricopeptide repeat-containing protein At5g02860, with protein MADKLGLPLLLPNPPPSKSIFQDPKPPFTVPSNQPLAPFLNDLFHHQNFPSTSTQSTHFPQSTNFPSPIPRTTRRRIGKHSDFNKGKPWNPHRLSPQGEKILQTLINPEFEVQNIHQNLVSLYTEHYVEGSELDIESLGFDILGIIKGLGYYKKGDLALNVFEWVRNRPNSGVLLNGSVIAVIVSMLGKEGKISVASNLLHNLHKDGFCIDVYAYTSLITAFARNGRYRDAVMAYKKMEEEGCQPTLITYNVILNVYGKMGMPWSRISGVFESMKNSGVVPDAYTYNTLITCCRRGSLHEEARQIFEEMKLGGFLPDKVTYNALLDVYGRSRRPKEAMEVLREMEVHGFSPSIVTYNSLVSAYARDGLMEEAMELKSQMTEKVIRPDVFTYTTLFSGYEKAGKDESAMRIFEEMTSAGCKPNICTFNALIKMYGNRGKFTEMMKVFDDIRTFGCSPDIVTWNTLLAVFGQNGMDSEVTGVFKEMKRAGFVAERDTFNTLIGAYSRCGAFDQAMVIYRRMLDAGVTPDLSTYNAVLAALARGGLWEQSEKVLAEMKDGRCKPNELTYSSLLHAYANGKEIDRIHSLAEEIYSSVIQPHVVLLKTLVLVYSKSDLLVETERAFSELRSRGFSPDITTLNAMLSIYGRKQMVTKAAEIMNFMSDSGFTPSLTTYNSLMYMYSRSGNYEKSEQLLMEIIAKGVRPDVISYNTVIYAYCRNGRMRDASRIFTEMKESGIVPDVITYNTFVARYAADAMFIDAIEVVRYMIKQGCKPNDSTYNSIIDSYCKLNRRDEALAFINNLRKLNPHVSKEEKTRLSARLMKK; from the coding sequence ATGGCGGACAAATTAGGTCTCCCTCTTCTACTACCAAACCCTCCACCTTCAAAATCCATATTCCAAGACCCAAAACCCCCCTTCACTGTTCCCTCCAATCAACCTTTAGCACCATTCTTAAATGACCTTTTTCACCATCAAAATTTCCCTTCTACTTCAACACAATCAACCCATTTTCCTCAATCTACAAATTTCCCTTCTCCTATACCGAGAACAACACGACGTCGTATTGGCAAACACAGTGATTTCAACAAAGGCAAACCATGGAATCCTCATCGGCTTTCCCCTCAAGGTGAAAAAATTCTGCAAACACTTATTAACCCTGAATTTGAAGTTCAAAATATTCACCAAAATTTGGTTAGTTTGTATACAGAGCATTATGTAGAAGGTTCTGAATTGGATATAGAGTCTTTGGGTTTTGATATTTTGGGTATTATTAAGGGTTTAGGGTATTATAAAAAAGGTGACTTAGCGTTGAATGTGTTTGAATGGGTGAGAAATCGGCCGAATTCTGGGGTTTTGTTGAATGGTTCTGTTATTGCTGTGATTGTAAGTATGTTAGGGAAAGAGGGGAAGATTTCGGTTGCTTCAAATTTGCTGCACAATTTGCATAAAGATGGATTTTGTATTGATGTTTATGCATATACTTCGTTGATTACTGCATTTGCGCGTAATGGGAGGTATAGGGATGCGGTGATGGCTTACAAGAAAATGGAGGAGGAAGGGTGTCAACCTACTTTGATTACTTACAAtgtgattttgaatgtttatgggAAAATGGGTATGCCTTGGAGTCGAATTTCGGGTGTGTTTGAAAGTATGAAGAATTCTGGAGTTGTTCCCGATGCTTATACTTATAATACTCTTATTACTTGCTGTCGTCGTGGATCTTTGCATGAGGAAGCTAGGCAGATTTTTGAGGAGATGAAGCTAGGAGGTTTTTTGCCTGATAAGGTTACATATAATGCGTTATTAGATGTGTATGGGAGGTCTAGGAGGCCAAAAGAAGCTATGGAGGTTTTACGAGAGATGGAGGTGCATGGGTTTTCACCAAGCATTGTGACTTATAATTCGTTGGTATCTGCTTATGCTAGGGATGGTTTGATGGAGGAAGCGATGGAGCTGAAATCCCAGATGACCGAAAAAGTGATTAGGCCTGATGTTTTTACGTATACCACCTTATTCTCTGGATATGAGAAGGCTGGTAAGGATGAATCAGCGATGAGAATCTTTGAGGAAATGACGAGTGCAGGCTGTAAGCCAAACATCTGTACTTTCAATGCTCTTATTAAAATGTATGGTAACAGAGGAAAATTCACTGAAATGATGAAGGTTTTCGATGATATCAGGACGTTTGGTTGTTCTCCGGATATTGTCACTTGGAACACGCTCCTAGCCGTATTTGGCCAGAATGGAATGGATTCAGAAGTCACTGGAGTGTTCAAAGAAATGAAGAGAGCAGGGTTTGTAGCTGAGAGAGACACCTTCAACACCTTAATTGGTGCTTACAGTCGTTGTGGAGCTTTTGATCAAGCTATGGTCATTTACAGGCGAATGCTAGATGCAGGGGTCACTCCGGATCTCTCCACATATAACGCTGTTCTAGCAGCATTGGCTCGGGGAGGGCTGTGGGAACAGTCTGAAAAAGTACTAGCAGAGATGAAAGATGGTCGTTGTAAGCCCAATGAGCTAACATACAGTTCCTTACTCCATGCATATGCTAATGGGAAAGAGATTGACAGGATTCATTCTCTTGCAGAGGAGATTTACTCTTCCGTAATCCAACCTCATGTTGTGCTTCTGAAAACCCTTGTATTAGTTTACAGCAAAAGTGATCTTTTAGTGGAGACTGAACGAGCTTTTTCTGAGTTAAGAAGTAGAGGTTTCTCACCAGACATAACCACCTTAAATGCCATGCTTTCCATCTATGGTCGGAAGCAAATGGTTACAAAGGCAGCTGAGATCATGAACTTCATGAGTGATTCTGGTTTCACTCCTAGCTTGACTACGTATAATAGTTTGATGTACATGTACAGCCGGTCTGGCAATTATGAGAAATCGGAGCAACTACTGATGGAAATTATAGCAAAAGGAGTCAGGCCTGATGTTATTTCGTATAACACAGTAATATATGCTTATTGCAGAAATGGGCGGATGAGAGATGCCTCACGAATCTTTACAGAAATGAAGGAATCTGGAATTGTTCCTGATGTGATCACATATAATACCTTTGTTGCAAGGTATGCAGCTGACGCAATGTTTATTGATGCCATTGAAGTGGTACGTTACATGATCAAGCAAGGTTGTAAACCGAATGATAGCACATATAACTCCATTATAGACTCATATTGTAAACTCAATCGGAGAGATGAAGCTCTGGCTTTTATTAACAACCTCCGTAAGCTTAATCCTCACGTTTCTAAGGAGGAAAAGACTAGATTATCAGCGCGATTGATGAAGAAatga
- the LOC107840195 gene encoding probable E3 ubiquitin-protein ligase RHY1A yields MTSASELFFTRRSRYGRSDLELGSNLSPSRISHHHGGHNRRHHHQNIRRDRLDVNDCEPLRRSPHLHRRFPPPPDRDSVSLDSGSSQAASGGASHATNHGNRIRDRVGIAGSERLPGSVLLARERLLQRLRGVSISGNRGSYRVPVSSRHNFTFEDDFRLADVGDWESDSSLWTAGTTPSPDLMWVDGNKRPPGLSQEAMNLLHIGIFSNSDKKEEETQARVVLDCSICLDAFLEGDKLVCLPCGHRFHPCCLEPWVRTCGDCPYCRAAIHVTSCRAKGRP; encoded by the exons ATGACGAGTGCTTCAGAGCTATTCTTCACTAGGAGGTCTCGTTACGGTCGAAGCGATCTCGAATTAGGATCCAATTTATCGCCAAGTCGAATTTCTCACCACCACGGCGGTCACAATCGCCGCCACCACCACCAAAATATCCGCCGTGATCGTCTCGATGTGAACGATTGTGAGCCGTTGCGCCGCTCACCTCACCTTCATAGACGTTTCCCTCCTCCTCCT GATCGTGATTCTGTTTCGCTTGACTCTGGTAGTAGCCAGGCTGCATCAGGAGGCGCCAGTCATGCAACAAACCACGGCAACAGAATACGAGATAGGGTGGGAATCGCAGGTAGTGAGCGTCTCCCTGGTTCTGTACTACTTGCAAGGGAAAGACTTCTACAGAGGTTGAGAGGTGTATCTATATCTGGAAATAG GGGAAGTTACCGGGTCCCAGTAAGCTCCCGTCACAACTTCACATTTGAGGATGATTTCAGACTTGCCGATGTCGGTGATTGGGAATCAGATTCTAGCCTGTGGACTGCTGGAACAACGCCCAGCCCTGATCTGATGTGGGTAGATGGAAACAAGAGGCCCCCAGGTCTGAGTCAGGAAGCCATGAATTTATTGCATATTGGGATTTTCAGCAATTCAGACAAGAAAGAGGAAGAAACACAGGCACGGGTGGTTCTCGACTGTAGCATTTGTCTTGATGCTTTCTTGGAGGGAGACAAGCTAGTATGTTTACCTTGTGGGCATAGGTTTCACCCTTGTTGCTTGGAACCGTGGGTAAGAACTTGTGGGGACTGCCCATATTGTCGAGCAGCTATACATGTAACTTCTTGTAGGGCGAAAGGAAGGCCATGA